From the Acetobacter aceti genome, one window contains:
- a CDS encoding ABC transporter ATP-binding protein, protein MTLRNYSATLTVDTISLTSDSPAFSFTLHTGEYLALLMLNDSGEALGTLSDILSGHRHSGNAHLTLLGQNVSRRPAGQRGLAVVGARDPLFAHLSVRNNLAFPLRAGKRPQDQAAHKTVQLLALLGLEQQADAFPSSLTASERLRAQLARALATDPAIIILEDIFAGLDSETRADIHQRILRLRRARDTSFLLLTRDRADALTAANRIGVIADGALLQIGPATELMERPASPRLAVAMTDANRLTGLAITVEDDIVQTRLACGGTMEGLAEGDVSEGDLVELCIRPGRIALMFPRGPVNADDTNGSLPATLSEIRNLGDLFVLRVRLADSTEVIVHRPAGSLPPGVASGQTVLLAWGPSAAVVFPSQDKEG, encoded by the coding sequence ATGACATTACGCAATTATTCAGCCACACTGACAGTGGATACTATCAGCCTCACTTCGGATAGTCCGGCTTTTTCCTTCACCCTGCATACCGGAGAATATCTGGCGCTCCTCATGCTGAATGATTCAGGAGAAGCGCTGGGAACACTCTCAGACATCCTGAGCGGACACCGCCATTCCGGGAACGCGCACCTGACCCTCCTTGGACAGAATGTCTCACGCCGACCAGCCGGTCAGCGTGGCCTTGCTGTCGTTGGAGCACGAGACCCGCTTTTTGCTCACCTGTCCGTTCGGAATAATCTTGCGTTTCCCCTTCGGGCAGGGAAGCGACCGCAGGATCAGGCAGCGCATAAAACAGTCCAGCTTCTGGCGCTTCTCGGACTGGAACAGCAGGCCGACGCCTTCCCGTCATCTCTGACGGCTTCTGAGCGACTGCGCGCGCAACTGGCCAGAGCACTGGCCACGGACCCTGCCATCATCATTCTGGAAGATATTTTCGCCGGACTGGACAGCGAAACCCGCGCGGACATCCATCAACGCATCCTTCGGCTGCGAAGGGCGCGAGACACAAGCTTTCTGCTTCTGACCCGTGACCGCGCCGACGCACTGACCGCGGCCAATCGTATTGGCGTCATTGCCGATGGCGCTCTTTTGCAGATCGGCCCGGCCACCGAGCTGATGGAACGCCCTGCCTCCCCACGCCTCGCCGTCGCCATGACGGACGCCAACCGTCTTACCGGGCTGGCCATCACGGTCGAGGATGACATCGTGCAGACGCGCCTCGCGTGTGGCGGCACGATGGAAGGTCTTGCTGAAGGAGACGTGTCAGAAGGTGATCTCGTGGAGCTGTGCATCCGGCCTGGCAGGATCGCCCTGATGTTCCCACGGGGGCCTGTCAATGCAGACGATACAAACGGCAGCCTTCCGGCCACTCTGAGTGAGATCCGGAATTTGGGAGACCTGTTTGTGCTCCGGGTGCGACTCGCAGACAGCACGGAAGTCATTGTCCATCGACCGGCAGGCTCCCTCCCGCCTGGCGTCGCTTCCGGACAGACAGTTCTGCTGGCCTGGGGGCCTTCGGCTGCTGTGGTCTTTCCGTCACAGGACAAAGAAGGCTAG
- a CDS encoding acyltransferase, with translation MAEMILERKNVPSVQKTDVELKKQASGHFLPRIIPALTGIRGAAALGIAVHHMLPPMLKSLNIHSLDHSVIVENGFRSVDLFFILSGFILMLTHGDEFRTGNLLTLKRFFILRFVRVYPLHIVIMFLIVPIVLLFPDFVHWSRTYSSPEFAYKVHNFSWPGFVQSLLLVQTWTVVKLGEWNGPSWSLSAEVLGYLLFPCLAWGLLYLKKPAVLHGLAGCILAGECVLLAVTHHAYNNPSGTMGAVRMLGGFGAGMALGRAVLAAGPLVGRRASLVTWGSLGFVVCTLAFPELSPVMVFGFAWLLFGLAYQQDAVGRLLGSRIFLWLGILSFPFYMVHFILFKVFMWGIEPEILHSGTAEILLAWGCLFLIMIFCTVLLHKGVERPSHRLARRLAGPRISS, from the coding sequence ATGGCGGAAATGATTTTGGAAAGAAAAAACGTTCCATCAGTTCAAAAAACAGATGTGGAATTAAAAAAGCAAGCATCGGGTCATTTTCTACCGCGCATTATCCCCGCTTTAACGGGTATTCGTGGAGCCGCGGCATTGGGGATAGCCGTGCATCATATGCTGCCCCCCATGCTCAAAAGTCTGAATATTCACTCGCTTGACCATTCGGTGATTGTGGAAAACGGCTTTCGTAGCGTTGATCTTTTCTTTATTCTGTCTGGTTTTATTCTCATGCTAACGCATGGTGACGAGTTCCGGACAGGAAACCTGTTAACGCTAAAAAGATTCTTTATTCTGCGATTTGTTCGTGTCTATCCTCTTCATATTGTAATAATGTTCCTTATTGTCCCGATTGTTTTATTGTTTCCAGATTTTGTTCATTGGTCTCGAACTTATAGTTCACCGGAATTTGCCTATAAAGTGCATAATTTTTCGTGGCCGGGGTTTGTGCAGAGTCTCCTGCTTGTGCAGACCTGGACTGTCGTCAAACTCGGTGAATGGAATGGCCCTTCGTGGTCTCTCAGCGCCGAAGTTCTGGGTTACCTGCTGTTTCCATGCCTGGCATGGGGACTGCTTTACCTGAAAAAACCTGCTGTTTTGCACGGGTTGGCCGGATGTATTCTGGCTGGTGAATGTGTACTGCTTGCAGTGACCCATCATGCCTACAACAACCCCAGCGGAACAATGGGGGCAGTGCGTATGCTCGGCGGTTTCGGGGCGGGAATGGCGCTGGGTCGCGCCGTTCTTGCCGCCGGGCCGCTGGTGGGGAGGCGCGCAAGCCTTGTGACATGGGGGAGCCTCGGCTTTGTTGTCTGCACGCTGGCGTTTCCCGAACTGTCACCTGTAATGGTATTTGGGTTTGCATGGTTGCTGTTCGGTCTGGCGTATCAGCAGGATGCGGTGGGGCGGTTACTGGGGAGTCGCATTTTTCTGTGGTTGGGAATACTCTCTTTTCCTTTTTACATGGTTCATTTCATCCTGTTCAAGGTCTTCATGTGGGGCATTGAGCCTGAGATTCTGCATTCAGGGACAGCAGAAATATTGCTGGCGTGGGGATGTCTGTTTCTCATCATGATTTTCTGTACTGTGTTGCTGCATAAAGGAGTGGAGCGGCCTTCCCATCGCTTGGCGAGACGCTTGGCCGGCCCCCGGATCTCGTCGTAA
- a CDS encoding tetratricopeptide repeat protein — protein MFAVGKAYLHGKEDVAPHAGHAVWWMERAARGGHQEACVQAARLAWDGFLPDERALGPAARTAPRKDDALMFARLGHQRGDPEASLFLVWLLDAVKMKAEAERHEALQAAAEKGLPLALVGLADIEARSGASAEHVMDLLSIPLEANLGIAHHMVSTWYGQGTLLAQNEQKARHHLEIAAGAGYVPAMGLLGECLMVENHRQIEGEERDENRERLRRLTRGESLLRKAAISNGRAACVLGDYWSRIAETSDMQQSIQWYEKSVSLGFVGALFMSARLVLEGRSDHMTQQEAWSRLERAAVAGHAGAKEILSKRSLC, from the coding sequence ATGTTTGCTGTGGGCAAAGCCTACCTTCACGGAAAAGAAGACGTGGCGCCTCATGCGGGTCACGCTGTCTGGTGGATGGAGAGGGCCGCCAGAGGGGGTCATCAAGAGGCCTGTGTACAGGCGGCCCGTCTGGCATGGGACGGCTTCCTGCCGGATGAGCGGGCTCTGGGACCGGCGGCAAGAACGGCGCCTCGCAAAGACGACGCCCTGATGTTCGCCCGGCTTGGACATCAGCGAGGCGATCCTGAAGCCTCGCTCTTTCTCGTCTGGCTTCTGGACGCCGTCAAAATGAAGGCGGAGGCAGAGCGCCATGAGGCGTTGCAGGCGGCGGCGGAAAAAGGTTTGCCTCTGGCGCTGGTCGGACTGGCGGATATCGAAGCACGTTCCGGTGCGTCCGCCGAGCACGTCATGGATCTGCTGTCGATTCCACTCGAGGCAAATCTTGGTATTGCTCACCATATGGTTTCAACATGGTACGGGCAGGGGACATTGCTGGCTCAGAATGAACAAAAGGCCCGGCATCATCTGGAGATTGCTGCGGGCGCCGGATACGTTCCGGCCATGGGGCTCCTTGGAGAGTGTCTGATGGTGGAAAATCATCGTCAGATTGAGGGAGAAGAGCGTGATGAGAACAGGGAGCGGTTGCGTCGTCTGACGCGAGGCGAGAGTCTGTTGCGCAAGGCTGCGATCAGTAATGGAAGAGCGGCCTGTGTGCTTGGGGATTACTGGTCGCGTATTGCTGAAACGTCCGATATGCAGCAGTCCATTCAGTGGTACGAGAAATCGGTCTCTCTGGGGTTCGTGGGGGCTTTATTCATGTCAGCACGTCTCGTTCTGGAAGGTCGTTCCGATCACATGACGCAGCAGGAAGCGTGGAGCCGGCTGGAGCGGGCAGCCGTGGCCGGTCATGCGGGAGCTAAAGAGATCTTGTCAAAAAGATCATTGTGCTGA
- a CDS encoding nuclear transport factor 2 family protein, giving the protein MQQIRPPCPPFLTAADAARKVRLAEDAWNSRDPEKVALAYTADSIWRNRINFLEGREKIIEFLEKKWRREQEYRLIKELWAFHENRIAVRFVYEWHDDQQNWFRSYGNELWEFDGFGLMQWRVASINDMPIAESKRRFFWPQGRRPDEHPGLTELGL; this is encoded by the coding sequence ATGCAACAGATCCGTCCACCGTGCCCGCCTTTCCTGACCGCAGCCGACGCCGCCAGAAAGGTTCGGCTGGCGGAAGACGCGTGGAACAGTCGTGACCCTGAAAAGGTGGCGTTGGCCTACACGGCTGACAGCATCTGGAGGAACCGGATAAATTTTCTGGAAGGACGTGAGAAAATCATCGAATTTCTGGAAAAGAAATGGAGGCGGGAACAGGAGTATCGTCTGATCAAGGAACTGTGGGCGTTTCACGAAAATCGTATAGCCGTGCGGTTTGTCTATGAGTGGCACGATGACCAGCAGAACTGGTTCCGGTCCTATGGCAATGAGTTATGGGAATTTGACGGTTTCGGGTTGATGCAATGGCGTGTCGCCAGCATCAACGACATGCCGATTGCAGAAAGCAAACGCCGGTTTTTCTGGCCGCAGGGACGCCGTCCCGACGAGCATCCGGGTCTGACGGAACTGGGGCTGTAG
- a CDS encoding NAD(P)/FAD-dependent oxidoreductase, which produces MSGATVSTDVVIIGAGPTGLFAAFQCSMLKMSCVLVDALDEIGGQCVALYPEKPIYDIPACPAIEGGELIEKLSEQIEPFSIPRLLGRRVERLTGSAGDFRLETGKGDVIHAKAVVIAAGAGAFGPNRPPLAGLEDYETTGAVRYSVRRKADFEGRSLVIAGGGDSAIDWALSLSRVARKIYLVHRRDKFRAAPESLSQLEEAIASGVVEKITPYQLKALQGTDGKLTGVDVATLEGAVKTLEAEHLLAFFGLATDLGPIAQWGIDQTRSTIPVTPSSCQTSLSGVYAIGDIATYPGKLKLILQGFSEAAMAAHAIYAIVHPDQALHFEYSTSKGVPGSA; this is translated from the coding sequence ATGTCAGGCGCCACAGTCAGCACGGATGTTGTTATCATTGGCGCGGGTCCAACCGGACTGTTCGCCGCATTTCAGTGCAGCATGCTCAAGATGAGCTGTGTTCTGGTGGATGCGCTGGATGAGATCGGTGGCCAGTGTGTGGCGCTTTATCCCGAAAAGCCGATTTACGATATTCCCGCCTGCCCGGCGATCGAAGGCGGCGAACTGATCGAGAAACTGTCCGAGCAGATCGAGCCCTTCTCCATTCCCAGACTGCTCGGGAGGCGGGTCGAGCGACTGACGGGTTCCGCCGGGGATTTTCGTCTGGAAACCGGCAAGGGTGATGTGATCCATGCGAAAGCCGTGGTCATCGCGGCGGGTGCCGGCGCGTTTGGACCAAACAGGCCCCCGCTTGCAGGGCTTGAGGATTACGAAACGACGGGTGCGGTGCGTTACAGCGTTCGTCGCAAAGCCGATTTCGAAGGCAGGAGTCTGGTGATCGCGGGAGGCGGTGATTCCGCCATCGACTGGGCCCTGTCGCTCTCCCGCGTCGCTCGCAAAATCTATCTGGTTCATCGGCGTGACAAATTTCGCGCTGCTCCGGAGAGCCTGAGTCAGCTTGAGGAAGCGATTGCCAGCGGTGTGGTGGAAAAGATCACGCCCTATCAGCTCAAAGCGTTGCAGGGGACAGACGGCAAGCTGACAGGTGTGGATGTCGCCACGCTGGAAGGGGCAGTGAAAACACTGGAAGCCGAGCATCTGCTGGCCTTCTTCGGACTCGCCACCGATCTCGGGCCGATCGCGCAATGGGGTATCGACCAGACGCGCTCGACGATCCCGGTTACGCCGTCATCCTGCCAGACCTCCCTGTCAGGCGTGTACGCCATTGGCGACATTGCCACCTACCCGGGCAAGCTGAAACTGATTCTGCAGGGCTTCAGTGAAGCGGCCATGGCGGCGCACGCCATTTACGCCATCGTCCATCCGGATCAGGCGCTTCATTTCGAATACTCAACGAGCAAGGGTGTGCCCGGCTCTGCCTGA
- the alr gene encoding alanine racemase has product MDVAAQWAGGILNIDLQAVAKNYRTLCQVIQRPDQTSGPHPICAAAVKADAYGLDASLVAPVLEDAGCRHFFVAHLAEGVALRPSVKNPQSSILVLHGPPPGTARDLHEAGLVPVINSMEQLAEWRALGRVLERRLPAVLQVDSGMARFGMNAGEVAKIAADPALLDGIRTMLVMSHLACADTPEVSSNQAQLEAFRHLSASLPDAPRSLAASSGIFLGPDWHFDLVRPGAALYGVNPTPGKPSPVSPVIRLQARVIQTRAVPRGQAVGYGGGFVARRPSRIALLGIGYGDGFLRSISNQGTAILPSQPDVPLPVIGRVSMDSLAVDITDLEDGRVRAGELIDLIGPYNTLDAAATAAGTIGYEFLTDLGRRYHRTYTRNDPLV; this is encoded by the coding sequence ATGGACGTAGCAGCGCAATGGGCTGGCGGCATTCTGAATATCGATCTTCAGGCTGTCGCGAAGAATTATCGCACGCTGTGTCAGGTCATTCAGCGACCGGACCAGACATCGGGTCCACACCCGATCTGCGCCGCCGCCGTGAAAGCGGACGCCTACGGACTTGATGCTTCTCTCGTCGCGCCTGTCCTTGAGGATGCCGGTTGTCGGCATTTTTTTGTCGCGCATCTTGCCGAAGGCGTGGCGCTGAGACCCTCTGTCAAAAACCCTCAGTCTTCCATCCTGGTGCTCCATGGGCCACCTCCCGGCACGGCGCGCGACCTGCATGAGGCCGGACTGGTGCCGGTCATCAACAGCATGGAGCAGTTGGCGGAGTGGCGTGCGTTGGGGCGGGTATTGGAACGCCGTCTTCCCGCTGTGTTGCAGGTTGATTCCGGTATGGCCCGGTTTGGCATGAATGCCGGAGAGGTCGCGAAGATCGCGGCGGACCCGGCGCTTCTTGATGGCATCAGGACGATGCTGGTGATGAGCCACCTTGCCTGCGCCGACACGCCCGAAGTTTCGAGTAACCAGGCGCAACTGGAAGCATTCCGGCATCTCAGCGCCTCCCTGCCGGATGCGCCGCGTAGTCTGGCGGCTTCCTCGGGCATCTTTCTTGGTCCGGACTGGCACTTTGATCTCGTCCGGCCCGGGGCCGCCCTGTATGGCGTCAATCCGACACCGGGGAAACCCAGTCCCGTCAGTCCTGTCATCCGCCTGCAGGCGAGGGTCATCCAGACCCGCGCGGTCCCGAGAGGGCAGGCGGTGGGATATGGCGGTGGTTTCGTTGCGCGTCGCCCCAGCCGGATCGCCTTGCTCGGCATCGGATATGGCGACGGATTTCTGCGCAGTATTTCCAATCAGGGTACGGCCATACTGCCATCTCAGCCCGATGTCCCGCTGCCGGTCATCGGACGCGTTTCAATGGACTCGCTTGCCGTCGACATCACGGATCTTGAGGACGGTCGGGTCAGGGCAGGGGAACTGATCGACCTGATCGGGCCGTATAACACGCTGGACGCTGCGGCGACTGCGGCAGGAACGATCGGTTACGAATTTTTGACCGACCTCGGCAGACGTTATCATCGCACCTATACGAGAAACGATCCATTGGTGTGA
- the acs gene encoding acetate--CoA ligase, with the protein MLSTPRLTPESYKRLVESARNDPEAFWLRESRRLEWSALPIVAVDTGEGWFADGRLNASVNCLDRHLTARGDQTAIIWQGEEDSNVLRLTYRELHARVCALANILRESGVKRGDRVAIHLPAVVEGIIAMQACARIGAMHIVLFGGFSAEAIADRLADSGAVVVITANVGRRGAKRIPFKTTMDAAIALRGETSTVRRVLVVEVTDDAVPLTEGRDALLTPLLETASTTCEPEAMNATDPLFLLYTSGSTGKPKGIVHGTGGYLTWASYTHELIFNHQQGDVFWCTADIGWITGHTYVSYGPLANGATLLVFEGMPSHPTPGRWWDVIQKHGVTTFYTSPTAIRALMSEGNDIPAAYDLSSLRVLGSVGEPINHEAWTWFHDVIGAGRCELVDTWWQTETGGAMISLVPYAVEPRPASATLPLPGVNPVLLDEKGTPLEGAVEGILCIDGSWPGRALTIWNDDTLFQTTYLRPYPGHYFTGDGARRDADGYYWITGRVDDVINVSGHRIGSAEIEDAISEIHDISESSAVGVPHDIKGQGLVVYIVPHEGLSEEQTSGLKDQVVRTIASKVGRYAVPEAVYVVPDLPKTRSGKNVRRLMRKIAYGETQGFGDLSTLANPGIVDDLIRIVGKA; encoded by the coding sequence ATGTTGTCCACGCCTCGTTTGACCCCCGAATCTTACAAGCGTTTGGTTGAAAGCGCCCGCAACGATCCGGAAGCTTTCTGGCTTAGAGAAAGCCGTCGCCTGGAGTGGTCCGCTCTGCCGATAGTTGCTGTCGATACGGGCGAGGGATGGTTTGCTGACGGCAGGCTCAATGCCAGCGTGAACTGTCTCGATCGTCATCTGACCGCACGCGGTGATCAGACGGCGATCATCTGGCAGGGTGAGGAGGACAGCAATGTCCTGCGCCTGACCTATCGGGAACTCCATGCCCGCGTCTGTGCTCTGGCCAATATTCTGCGGGAGAGTGGCGTAAAGCGCGGGGATCGCGTGGCGATCCATCTGCCTGCCGTGGTGGAGGGCATCATCGCCATGCAGGCCTGCGCCCGGATCGGCGCGATGCATATCGTCCTGTTCGGCGGCTTTTCGGCTGAAGCCATTGCCGACCGTCTGGCTGACAGTGGGGCCGTTGTCGTGATTACAGCCAATGTCGGGCGGCGTGGTGCGAAACGGATTCCGTTCAAGACCACGATGGACGCGGCCATCGCCTTGCGTGGCGAGACTTCAACGGTCCGGCGTGTGCTGGTGGTCGAGGTGACGGATGACGCGGTGCCATTGACAGAAGGGCGTGATGCGCTGCTGACGCCTCTGCTGGAAACGGCTTCAACGACCTGTGAGCCGGAAGCGATGAACGCGACCGACCCGCTGTTTCTGCTTTACACGTCCGGCAGCACCGGCAAGCCCAAAGGCATTGTTCACGGCACGGGTGGCTATCTCACATGGGCGTCCTATACCCATGAACTCATTTTCAATCACCAGCAGGGCGACGTGTTCTGGTGCACAGCCGATATTGGCTGGATCACGGGACATACCTATGTGTCCTATGGGCCGCTCGCCAACGGGGCGACCCTGCTGGTGTTCGAGGGTATGCCGTCCCACCCCACGCCGGGTCGCTGGTGGGATGTCATCCAGAAACACGGTGTTACGACGTTCTACACCTCGCCAACTGCCATCCGGGCATTGATGAGCGAAGGGAACGACATCCCTGCCGCTTATGATCTGTCGAGCCTTCGGGTGCTGGGGTCTGTCGGCGAGCCCATCAATCACGAGGCCTGGACATGGTTCCATGATGTGATCGGCGCAGGTCGGTGCGAACTGGTTGACACCTGGTGGCAGACGGAAACCGGTGGCGCGATGATTTCGCTGGTGCCGTACGCCGTCGAGCCCCGTCCTGCTTCAGCCACACTCCCGCTGCCCGGGGTCAACCCTGTGCTGCTGGATGAAAAGGGAACGCCGCTGGAGGGGGCTGTTGAAGGCATCCTGTGCATTGATGGTTCATGGCCGGGGCGCGCCCTGACCATCTGGAATGATGATACCCTGTTCCAGACGACCTATCTCAGACCCTATCCCGGCCATTATTTTACGGGTGATGGCGCCCGCCGTGACGCGGATGGGTATTACTGGATTACGGGCCGCGTGGATGACGTGATCAACGTGTCCGGCCATCGTATCGGTTCGGCGGAAATCGAAGACGCCATTTCGGAAATTCACGATATTTCCGAAAGCTCGGCAGTGGGTGTTCCTCACGACATCAAGGGGCAGGGCCTTGTGGTCTATATCGTGCCTCATGAAGGACTGAGCGAAGAACAGACGTCAGGGCTGAAGGATCAGGTCGTCAGGACGATTGCCAGCAAGGTGGGGCGTTATGCCGTGCCGGAGGCAGTCTATGTCGTGCCGGATCTGCCAAAGACACGCTCCGGCAAGAATGTCCGGAGGCTCATGCGCAAGATTGCCTATGGCGAGACGCAAGGGTTTGGCGATCTCTCGACACTGGCCAATCCGGGGATCGTGGACGATCTGATCAGGATTGTTGGGAAGGCGTGA
- a CDS encoding GntR family transcriptional regulator, with the protein MLPTRLFASVETIAHGTAAETICIALRNAILADIIQTGQALPQSELANGFGVSIIPVREALKRLEAEGFVTCLPNRGAVVIGLDEEDIIEYSRIRALLEEQAALEGVRNMTRVDLAHVEDAYEAFVQDGVAHSGSLNRAFHNAIYAAARRPRLLEMIEDLHIKLDRYIRGHLVIEGRKAITDREHKAILDACRARDAELCARLTREHILEAATISVDVFRRQVAEEATVK; encoded by the coding sequence ATGCTGCCGACCCGACTTTTTGCCAGTGTAGAAACCATCGCGCATGGCACCGCAGCTGAAACGATCTGCATCGCCCTGCGAAACGCCATTCTTGCGGATATCATCCAGACAGGTCAGGCGCTTCCGCAATCGGAACTCGCCAATGGCTTTGGCGTCAGCATCATTCCCGTCCGCGAAGCGCTCAAGCGACTGGAAGCTGAAGGATTCGTCACCTGCCTCCCCAATCGCGGAGCGGTGGTCATTGGTCTCGATGAGGAAGACATCATCGAATATTCCCGCATCCGCGCCCTGCTGGAAGAACAGGCCGCGCTGGAGGGTGTACGCAACATGACGCGCGTGGACCTCGCCCATGTCGAAGATGCCTATGAAGCGTTTGTGCAGGATGGTGTGGCCCATTCCGGCAGCCTGAACAGGGCGTTCCATAACGCCATTTACGCCGCCGCGAGACGCCCGCGCCTGCTGGAGATGATCGAAGACCTTCACATCAAGCTTGATCGCTATATTCGCGGTCATCTGGTGATCGAAGGCCGCAAGGCCATCACGGACCGTGAGCACAAGGCCATTCTCGACGCCTGCCGCGCCCGTGACGCGGAACTGTGCGCCCGGTTGACCCGGGAACACATTCTGGAAGCCGCCACCATTTCAGTGGATGTTTTCCGCAGGCAGGTCGCCGAGGAAGCCACAGTCAAATAA